The following are encoded in a window of Athene noctua chromosome 29, bAthNoc1.hap1.1, whole genome shotgun sequence genomic DNA:
- the LOC141971438 gene encoding natural killer cell receptor 2B4-like, protein MHKHGGPRCPPALSVLLGLVLLATGGGQGCPQCREQAVSAGETLRLLPEKPLQGWEKAIWRVTLDSGQQFRILTAEKNQDVQFPSGPFSGRSGFQPDTLSLWISAVGTADSGVYLAEFEDTSGSVTARCYFRVSVWEPVRSPHLEQNLLHREQGWCNLSLVCAVPGASNVSYSWTCSGDPLRDPEPRPWVYLQVRDDDNLTVCSCNASNPVSWSVASTDVTAACRAEASGLSNIIPWLAVAVFLGLALSVALAVVCYSKRKRGKASPGGHVEEMMTVYEEVGKARPRQDPNGTSEATAGGNTIYAVVSNKMQRPSHPQEPESLTIYSTVQPTRRDPSLKKNRLDPALVSTAYVEVMSIAPAVGGSRRWCSPVQTSPAAPASPHLS, encoded by the exons GATGCCCGCAGTGCCGGGAACAAGCCGTGTCTGCCGGTGAAACGCTGCGGCTTCTGCCAGAGAAACCTCTGCAGGGATGGGAAAAGGCCATCTGGAGAGTGACACTGGATTCAGGACAGCAGTTCCGGATCCTGACGGCTGAGAAGAATCAGGATGTCCAATTTCCCAGTGGCCCTTTTTCTGGGAGATCTGGTTTCCAGCCGGATACCCTCTCCCTGTGGATCAGCGCGGTTGGCACGGCAGACAGCGGGGTCTATTTGGCGGAGTTTGAGGACACATCAGGTTCTGTTACTGCCCGGTGTTACTTCCGTGTGTCGGTGTGGG AGCCCGTCCGCTCGCCGCACCTGGAGCAAAACCTCCTGCACCGGGAGCAGGGCTGGTGCAACCTCTCGCTGGTCTGTGCCGTGCCCGGCGCCAGCAACGTCTCCTACAGCTGGACCTGCAGCGGGGACCCCCTGAGAGACCCAGAGCCCCGGCCCTGGGTGTATCTGCAGGTCCGTGATGACGACAACCTCACCGTCTGCTCCTGCAACGCGAGTAACCCGGTGAGCTGGAGCGTGGCCAGCACCGACGTCACGGCAGCCTGCCGCGCCGAGGCCTCAG GGCTTTCCAACATCATTCCGTGGTTGGCAGTGGCTGTGTTCCTGGGGCTGGCGCTCTCCGTAGCCCTCGCTGTCGTCTGCTACTCGAAGAGGAAGCGAGGAAAAGCCTCCCCCGGAG GACACGTTGAGGAGATGATGACTGTCTACGAGGAGGTGGGCAAAGCCCGACCCAGACAAGACCCC AATGGGACCAGTGAGGCCACCGCGGGTGGAAACACCATCTACGCTGTTGTCTCCAACAAGATGCAG AGACCCAGCCACCCTCAGGAGCCCGAAAGCCTCACCATCTACTCCACGGTTCAGCCCACCAGGAGG GATCCTTCTCTCAAGAAGAACAGGCTGGACCCAGCTTTGGTTTCCACTGCCTACGTAGAGGTAATGAGCATCGCACCG GCTGTGGGGGGTTCTAGACGCTGGTGCTCCCCGGTGCAGACCTCGCCcgcagctcctgccagcccacATCTCTCCTAG
- the LOC141971735 gene encoding CD48 antigen-like, with protein MSSCLVQRISTPRFEHRHTKKKVMGHAAALLFLFIMKAWAQHGPSQVVGAVHGVAYLSPSLKNQKPFSQIHWRRNNSVNIACRNSRGQVQYPNSIYRERLELFPNNTLKISQLQKNDSSMYQVYLEDEVGKQDIESILLTVYDSVPKPTVNAEVISADPELCEAILECSVGLEGVTYKWIPHSNFPLESVGASEQCVSFNPSMGTYTCQVSNPVSSNSASLTYRHPCSWTVESSAAASHAPPSLLVVLGLLLLLLPQA; from the exons atgagcagctgcctggtgcaGAGGATTTCTACCCCAAGGTTTGAGCAtagacacacaaaaaagaaggTGATGGGGCATGCAGCAGcgctcctcttcctcttcatcatGAAAG CCTGGGCACAGCACGGTCCATCGCAGGTGGTCGGGGCTGTTCATGGGGTGGCGTATCTCAGCCCCAGCCTGAAAAACCAGAAACCCTTCTCCCAAATCCACTGGCGACGCAACAACTCTGTGAATATCGCCTGCCGGAACAGCAGAGGGCAGGTCCAGTACCCCAACAGCATCTACAGGGAACGTCTGGAGCTCTTTCCCAATAACACGTTAAAAATCAGCCAGCTGCAGAAAAATGACAGCAGCATGTACCAGGTGTACCTGGAGGATGAGGTGGGCAAGCAAGACATCGAAAGCATCCTCCTGACGGTGTACg ATTCGGTCCCGAAGCCCACTGTGAATGCTGAAGTGATCAGTGCTGACCCGGAGTTGTGTGAAGCCATCCTGGAGTGCTCGGTGGGGCTCGAAGGGGTGACCTACAAGTGGATCCCCCACAGCAACTTCCCCCTGGAGAGTGTGGGTGCCTCTGAGCAGTGCGTCTCCTTCAACCCCTCGATGGGAACCTACACCTGCCAAGTCAGCAACCCTGTCTCCTCCAACAGCGCCTCGCTGACCTACAGGCACCCCTGCTCCTGGACAG TTGAatcttctgctgctgcatcacaCGCTCCCCCCAGCCTGCTGGTGGTCCTgggactcctcctcctcctcctccctcaggcTTAA
- the LOC141971727 gene encoding CD48 antigen-like isoform X1 translates to MSSCLVQRISTPGLVQRLAEKMAMVLTVALLFLFIMKAAWAQHGPSQVVGAVHGVAYLSPSLKNQKPFSQIHWRRNNSVTLASRNSRGQVQYPNSIYRERLELFPNNTLKISQLQKNDSSMYQVCLEDEVGKEDIESIPLTVYDPVPKPTVSAKVISVDLELCEAILECSVGLEGVTYKWIPHSNFPLESVGASAQRVSFNPSMGTYTCQVSNPVSSNSASLTYRHPCSWTGESSAAAPHAPPSLLVVLGLLLLLPQA, encoded by the exons atgagcagctgcctggtgcaGCGGATTTCCACCCCAGGGTTAGTGCAGAGACTCGCAGAGAAGATGGCGATGGTGCTTACAGTAGcgctcctcttcctcttcatcatGAAAG CAGCCTGGGCACAGCACGGTCCATCGCAGGTGGTCGGGGCTGTTCATGGGGTGGCGTATCTCAGCCCCAGCCTGAAAAACCAGAAACCCTTCTCCCAAATCCACTGGCGACGCAACAACTCTGTGACGCTTGCCAGCCGGAACAGCAGAGGGCAGGTCCAGTACCCCAACAGCATCTACAGGGAACGTCTGGAGCTCTTTCCCAATAACACGTTAAAAATCAGCCAGCTGCAGAAAAATGACAGCAGCATGTACCAGGTGTGCCTGGAGGATGAGGTGGGCAAGGAAGACATCGAAAGCATCCCCCTGACGGTGTACg ATCCGGTCCCGAAGCCCACTGTGAGTGCTAAAGTGATCAGTGTTGACCTGGAGTTGTGTGAAGCCATCCTGGAGTGCTCGGTGGGGCTCGAAGGGGTGACCTACAAGTGGATCCCCCACAGCAACTTCCCTCTGGAGAGTGTGGGTGCCTCTGCGCAGCGCGTCTCCTTCAACCCCTCGATGGGAACCTACACCTGCCAAGTCAGCAACCCTGTCTCCTCCAACAGCGCCTCGCTGACCTACAGGCACCCCTGCTCCTGGACAG GTGAATCTTCTGCTGCTGCACCACACGCTCCCCCCAGCCTGCTGGTGGTCCTgggactcctcctcctcctccctcaggcTTAA
- the LOC141971727 gene encoding CD48 antigen-like isoform X2 gives MSSCLVQRISTPGLVQRLAEKMAMVLTVALLFLFIMKAWAQHGPSQVVGAVHGVAYLSPSLKNQKPFSQIHWRRNNSVTLASRNSRGQVQYPNSIYRERLELFPNNTLKISQLQKNDSSMYQVCLEDEVGKEDIESIPLTVYDPVPKPTVSAKVISVDLELCEAILECSVGLEGVTYKWIPHSNFPLESVGASAQRVSFNPSMGTYTCQVSNPVSSNSASLTYRHPCSWTGESSAAAPHAPPSLLVVLGLLLLLPQA, from the exons atgagcagctgcctggtgcaGCGGATTTCCACCCCAGGGTTAGTGCAGAGACTCGCAGAGAAGATGGCGATGGTGCTTACAGTAGcgctcctcttcctcttcatcatGAAAG CCTGGGCACAGCACGGTCCATCGCAGGTGGTCGGGGCTGTTCATGGGGTGGCGTATCTCAGCCCCAGCCTGAAAAACCAGAAACCCTTCTCCCAAATCCACTGGCGACGCAACAACTCTGTGACGCTTGCCAGCCGGAACAGCAGAGGGCAGGTCCAGTACCCCAACAGCATCTACAGGGAACGTCTGGAGCTCTTTCCCAATAACACGTTAAAAATCAGCCAGCTGCAGAAAAATGACAGCAGCATGTACCAGGTGTGCCTGGAGGATGAGGTGGGCAAGGAAGACATCGAAAGCATCCCCCTGACGGTGTACg ATCCGGTCCCGAAGCCCACTGTGAGTGCTAAAGTGATCAGTGTTGACCTGGAGTTGTGTGAAGCCATCCTGGAGTGCTCGGTGGGGCTCGAAGGGGTGACCTACAAGTGGATCCCCCACAGCAACTTCCCTCTGGAGAGTGTGGGTGCCTCTGCGCAGCGCGTCTCCTTCAACCCCTCGATGGGAACCTACACCTGCCAAGTCAGCAACCCTGTCTCCTCCAACAGCGCCTCGCTGACCTACAGGCACCCCTGCTCCTGGACAG GTGAATCTTCTGCTGCTGCACCACACGCTCCCCCCAGCCTGCTGGTGGTCCTgggactcctcctcctcctccctcaggcTTAA
- the LOC141971439 gene encoding CD48 antigen-like — MAMVLTVMLLFLFIMKGSVTGSPGFFHRGTIPEVQPADSLPTGVPGVATTMLGLVWEESEVPKWGRVLGEGGLCLAGQAALVLDFSTAWAQHGPSQVVGAVHGVAYLSPSLKNQKPFSQIHWRLNDSVNIACRNSRGQVQYPDSIYRERLELFPNNTLKISQLQKNDSSMYQVYLEDEVGKEDIESILLTVYDPVPKPTVSAKVISADPELCEAILECSVGLEGVTYKWIPHSNFPLESVGGSEQRVSFNPSMGTYTCQVSNPVSSNSASLTYRHPCSWTGESSAAASHAPPSLLVVLGLLLLLLPQA, encoded by the exons ATGGCGATGGTGCTTACAGTAatgctcctcttcctcttcatcatGAAAGGTAGCGTGACGGGTTCCCCGGG ctttttccatCGTGGCACCATACCCGAGGTGCAACCAGCGGACTCCCTTCCCACTGGAGTCCCCGGTGTCGCCACCACCatgctgggg cttgtctgggaggaatctgagGTCCCCAAGTGGGGACGAGTTCTGGGGGAGGGTGGGCTGTGTCTGGCTGGCCAAGCAGCACTGGTCTTGGATTTCTCAACAGCCTGGGCACAGCACGGTCCATCGCAGGTGGTCGGGGCTGTTCATGGGGTGGCGTATCTCAGCCCCAGCCTGAAAAACCAGAAACCCTTCTCCCAAATCCACTGGCGACTCAACGACTCTGTGAATATCGCCTGCCGGAACAGCAGAGGGCAGGTCCAGTACCCCGACAGCATCTACAGGGAACGTCTGGAGCTCTTTCCCAATAACACGTTAAAAATCAGCCAGCTGCAGAAAAATGACAGCAGCATGTACCAGGTGTACCTGGAGGATGAGGTGGGCAAGGAAGACATCGAAAGCATCCTCCTGACGGTGTACg ATCCGGTCCCGAAGCCCACTGTGAGTGCTAAAGTGATCAGTGCTGACCCGGAGTTGTGTGAAGCCATCCTGGAGTGCTCGGTGGGGCTCGAAGGGGTGACCTACAAGTGGATCCCCCACAGCAACTTCCCCCTGGAGAGTGTGGGTGGCTCTGAGCAGCGCGTCTCCTTCAACCCCTCGATGGGAACCTACACCTGCCAAGTCAGCAACCCTGTCTCCTCCAACAGCGCCTCGCTGACCTACAGGCACCCCTGCTCCTGGACAG GTGAatcttctgctgctgcatcacaCGCTCCCCCCAGCCTGCTGGTGGTCCTgggactcctcctcctcctcctccctcaggcTTAA
- the LOC141971441 gene encoding CD48 antigen-like — protein sequence MAMVLTVALLFLFIMKGSVTGSPGFFHRGTIPEVQPADSLPTGVPGVATTMLGLVWEESEVAKWGRVLGEGGLCLAGQAALVLDFSPAWAQHGPSQVVGAVHGVAYLSPSLKNQKPFSQIHWRRNDSVTIASRNSRGQVQYPNSIYRERLELFPNNTLKISQLQKNDSSMYQVYLDDEVGKGDTESILLTVYDPVPKPTVSAKVINADPELCEAILECSVGLEGVTYKWIPHSNFPLESVGASAQRVSFNPSMGTYTCQVSNPVSSNSASLTYRHPCSWTGESSAAASHAPPSLLVVLGLLLLLLQA from the exons ATGGCGATGGTGCTTACAGTAGcgctcctcttcctcttcatcatGAAAGGTAGCGTGACGGGTTCCCCGGG ctttttccatCGTGGCACCATACCCGAGGTGCAACCAGCGGACTCCCTTCCCACTGGAGTCCCCGGTGTCGCCACCACCatgctgggg cttgtctgggaggaatctgagGTCGCCAAGTGGGGACGAGTTCTGGGGGAGGGTGGGCTGTGTCTGGCTGGCCAAGCAGCACTGGTCTTGGATTTCTCACCAGCTTGGGCACAGCACGGTCCATCGCAGGTGGTCGGGGCTGTTCATGGGGTGGCGTATCTCAGCCCCAGCCTGAAAAACCAGAAACCCTTCTCCCAAATCCACTGGCGACGCAACGACTCTGTGACGATTGCCAGCCGGAACAGCAGAGGGCAGGTCCAGTACCCCAACAGCATCTACAGGGAACGTCTGGAGCTCTTTCCCAATAACACGTTAAAAATCAGCCAGCTGCAGAAAAATGACAGCAGCATGTACCAGGTGTACCTGGACGATGAGGTGGGCAAGGGAGACACTGAAAGCATCCTCCTGACGGTGTACg ATCCGGTCCCGAAGCCCACTGTGAGTGCTAAAGTGATCAATGCTGACCCGGAGTTGTGTGAAGCCATCCTGGAGTGCTCGGTGGGGCTCGAAGGGGTGACCTACAAGTGGATCCCCCACAGCAACTTCCCCCTGGAGAGTGTGGGTGCCTCTGCGCAGCGCGTCTCCTTCAACCCCTCGATGGGAACCTACACCTGCCAAGTCAGCAACCCTGTCTCCTCCAACAGCGCCTCGCTGACCTACAGGCACCCCTGCTCCTGGACAG GTGAatcttctgctgctgcatcacaCGCTCCCCCCAGCCTGCTGGTGGTCCTgggactcctcctcctcctccttcaggctTAA
- the LOC141971699 gene encoding CD48 antigen-like produces the protein MAMVLTVALLFLFIMKAWAQHGPSQVVGAVHGVAYLSPSLKNQKPFSQIHWRRNNSVNIACRNSRGQVQYPNSIYRKRLELFPNNTLKISQLQKNDSSMYQVYLEDEVGKEDIESILLTVYDPVPKPTVNAKVISADPELCEAILECSVGLEGVTYKWIPHSNFPLESVGASEQCVSFNPSMGTYTCQVSNPVSSNSASLTYRHPCSWTVESSAAASHAPPSLLVVLGLLLLLLPQA, from the exons ATGGCGATGGTGCTTACAGTAGcgctcctcttcctcttcatcatGAAAG CCTGGGCACAGCACGGTCCATCGCAGGTGGTCGGGGCTGTTCATGGGGTGGCGTATCTCAGCCCCAGCCTGAAAAACCAGAAACCCTTCTCCCAAATCCACTGGCGACGCAACAACTCTGTGAATATCGCCTGCCGGAACAGCAGAGGGCAGGTCCAGTACCCCAACAGCATCTACAGGAAACGTCTGGAGCTCTTTCCCAATAACACGTTAAAAATCAGCCAGCTGCAGAAAAATGACAGCAGCATGTACCAGGTGTACCTGGAGGATGAGGTGGGCAAGGAAGACATCGAAAGCATCCTCCTGACGGTGTACg ATCCGGTCCCGAAGCCCACTGTGAATGCTAAAGTGATCAGTGCTGACCCGGAGTTGTGTGAAGCCATCCTGGAGTGCTCGGTGGGGCTCGAAGGGGTGACCTACAAGTGGATCCCCCACAGCAACTTCCCCCTGGAGAGTGTGGGTGCCTCTGAGCAGTGCGTCTCCTTCAACCCCTCGATGGGAACCTACACCTGCCAAGTCAGCAACCCTGTCTCCTCCAACAGCGCCTCGCTGACCTACAGGCACCCCTGCTCCTGGACAG TTGAatcttctgctgctgcatcacaCGCTCCCCCCAGCCTGCTGGTGGTCCTgggactcctcctcctcctcctccctcaggcTTAA
- the SLAMF1 gene encoding signaling lymphocytic activation molecule, whose translation MGCSICLWLLISLGRVWGTGRGARETVLGTLGKATILWIPPELQNLTLRFGAAVWKRDTDDPQRKLVLLKYADGNYTNYMQGRAQFHESDFSLEILNTSRQDQQFYEYIVSKGPEEKVWQIQLEVYEPVSDPSIHVLSWMLANGSCTVTLNCTAARGDNVLYSWDSWDTSTSGLCSGSGSLLHFSYPLQNTSVSCTCTASNAISSQVVTFNFSECSYEQGGSAGLRVKQLVVVVLVLVAVVAIAALMFIRVKTNSLAMPTACNKREHSPLVEYNTVHTIYSQVQRVEKQKVAPTAEDLSCTTIYAAATGLPPDTA comes from the exons ATGGGCTGCAGCATCTGTCTCTGGCTGCTGATCTCTCTCGGCCGTGTGTGGG GCACAGGCCGCGGGGCGAGAGAGACGGTTCTGGGCACCTTGGGGAAGGCGACGATATTGTGGATCCCCCCTGAACTCCAGAACCTCACCCTGCGCTTTGGGGCGGCGGTGTGGAAGCGGGACACGGACGACCCGCAGAGGAAGCTCGTCCTGCTCAAGTACGCGGACGGCAACTACACCAACTACATGCAGGGCCGAGCGCAATTCCATGAGTCGGATTTTTCCCTGGAGATCCTGAACACCAGCCGGCAGGACCAGCAGTTCTACGAGTACATAGTCAGCAAGGGGCCAGAGGAGAAAGTCTGGCAGATACAGCTGGAGGTGTACG AGCCAGTGTCTGATCCCAGCATCCACGTCCTCAGCTGGATGTTGGCCAACGGCAGCTGCACCGTCACCCTCAACTGCACGGCAGCGCGAGGGGACAACGTCCTCtacagctgggacagctgggaCACCAGCACCTCGGGGCTCTGCTCCGGCAGCGGCAGCCTCCTGCACTTCTCCTACCCCCTGCAGAACACAAGTGTCTCCTGCACCTGCACGGCCAGCAACGCCATCAGCAGCCAAGTCGTCACCTTCAACTTCTCCGAGTGCAGCTACGAGCAAGGGG GCAGCGCCGGGCTGAGAGTGAAgcagctggtggtggtggtgttggtgtTGGTGGCGGTGGTGGCCATTGCTGCGTTGATGTTCATCAGGGTCAAGACCAACAGTTTGGCCATGCCCACCG CCTGTAATAAGCGGGAGCACTCGCCGCTCGTGGAGTACAACACGGTTCACACTATCTACTCCCAAGTGCAGCGGGTGGAG AAGCAGAAAGTGGCTCCCACCGCCGAGGACCTCTCCTGCACCACCATCTACGCTGCAGCCACCGGCCTGCCCCCAGACACAGCC